One stretch of Pirellulales bacterium DNA includes these proteins:
- a CDS encoding ammonium transporter, producing the protein MSNRRKQHLLGERRMTYAEKFFRFRQRLKDPEWRRYGKLLFAGKFLGIAMVFAAMIGVPTLVRELPKMICGTAQAQDAKPADQSAAPAAAAAAPATPPDPFEQPIAKAKDVVDPVNTAWTLVAAYLVFGMQVGFTMLEAGFCRSRETVNVLMECVVDTCLCGCLFYAFGYAFMFGHGCGFIGWGDADGHPWWFLQNGPVTYEGTGVAFLAHWIFQFAFADTCSTITSGAMIGRTGFVGDLLYSVGVSGFIYPIIGHWAWGPDGFLATMGTPDPSGKWIFLPDFGMNFHDFAGSTVVHTIGGFIALAGSIVLGPRLGRKFKRDGGGPMLPHDLTVAVAGGLILWFGWYGFNPGSTLSAMDFEGIGRVSANTTLAACAAGLGAMLTAYIPSKKWDVSFTTNGFLAGLVAITCPCYWVSPTGAVILGFIAGILVVLGVELLEWLRIDDPIGAVPVHGFCGIWGTWSLGLFACGQYSAGGSGPFPPDVSDPASHLTGLFYGGGWKVFEAQVIGNGIITLATFGVAMILMLVVNATGTLRISKEGELYGLDLHEHGISAYPEYVLSNWAAPGGMAPESVNKLS; encoded by the coding sequence ATGTCGAACAGGCGGAAACAGCATTTGTTAGGAGAACGGCGGATGACTTACGCGGAAAAATTTTTCCGCTTTCGTCAACGTTTGAAAGATCCCGAGTGGCGGCGTTACGGCAAGCTGCTGTTTGCCGGCAAGTTTCTGGGCATCGCGATGGTGTTTGCAGCGATGATCGGCGTTCCCACGCTAGTGCGGGAACTTCCCAAAATGATTTGCGGCACGGCCCAGGCGCAAGATGCAAAACCCGCAGATCAATCGGCCGCACCCGCGGCTGCTGCCGCCGCGCCGGCTACTCCGCCCGATCCGTTTGAACAACCCATCGCCAAGGCGAAAGACGTTGTTGACCCGGTCAACACCGCTTGGACTCTTGTGGCTGCGTATCTGGTGTTCGGCATGCAAGTGGGCTTCACCATGTTGGAAGCCGGTTTTTGTCGCTCACGTGAAACCGTCAACGTGCTCATGGAGTGCGTCGTCGACACTTGCTTGTGCGGCTGCTTGTTCTATGCGTTCGGTTACGCTTTCATGTTCGGCCACGGTTGCGGCTTCATCGGCTGGGGTGATGCCGACGGCCATCCGTGGTGGTTCTTGCAAAACGGACCAGTCACGTATGAAGGAACCGGCGTGGCGTTTTTAGCCCACTGGATTTTCCAATTCGCATTTGCCGACACCTGCTCCACGATTACCTCCGGGGCCATGATCGGCCGCACTGGTTTCGTGGGCGATTTGCTTTACAGCGTCGGCGTCTCTGGCTTCATTTATCCGATCATTGGCCACTGGGCTTGGGGACCGGATGGTTTCTTGGCCACAATGGGCACGCCCGATCCCAGCGGTAAATGGATTTTCCTGCCCGATTTCGGCATGAATTTCCACGATTTTGCCGGTTCAACGGTGGTACATACCATCGGCGGGTTCATCGCCTTGGCAGGCTCCATCGTGCTGGGTCCGCGGTTGGGTCGAAAATTCAAACGTGATGGCGGCGGTCCGATGCTGCCTCACGATTTAACGGTCGCCGTAGCGGGCGGTTTGATTCTGTGGTTCGGCTGGTACGGATTTAATCCCGGAAGCACGCTGTCAGCGATGGATTTTGAAGGCATCGGCCGAGTCTCAGCCAATACCACACTGGCCGCTTGTGCAGCCGGTTTGGGGGCCATGCTTACCGCCTATATTCCCAGCAAAAAATGGGATGTTAGCTTTACGACAAACGGCTTCCTGGCTGGTTTGGTCGCCATTACTTGTCCGTGCTACTGGGTCAGCCCGACGGGCGCGGTCATTTTGGGATTCATTGCCGGCATCCTGGTGGTGCTAGGCGTCGAACTGCTCGAATGGCTGCGAATTGACGATCCCATCGGAGCGGTTCCGGTGCACGGGTTCTGCGGCATTTGGGGCACCTGGTCGCTTGGGTTGTTCGCTTGCGGACAATACTCGGCCGGAGGCAGCGGGCCATTCCCTCCCGACGTTTCCGATCCCGCTTCGCACCTTACCGGTTTATTTTATGGCGGCGGTTGGAAAGTGTTTGAAGCCCAGGTCATTGGCAACGGAATCATTACGCTGGCCACATTTGGCGTGGCAATGATTTTGATGCTGGTCGTCAATGCCACGGGAACGTTGCGGATTTCCAAAGAAGGCGAATTGTACGGACTCGACTTGCACGAGCACGGTATTTCCGCCTATCCGGAATATGTGCTTTCGAATTGGGCAGCCCCCGGCGGAATGGCCCCAGAAAGCGTGAATAAGCTTTCTTGA
- a CDS encoding P-II family nitrogen regulator translates to MKKIEAVIRHFKLDEVKNALSAKGVQGMTITEVRGFGRQKGHTETYRGAEYAVDFLPKVKLEVVVDEKNAQGVIDTIVGAARTGQVGDGKIFVSALTDVVRIRTGETSAAAI, encoded by the coding sequence GTGAAAAAGATCGAGGCGGTTATCCGACATTTCAAATTGGACGAGGTAAAAAACGCCCTCAGCGCCAAAGGCGTGCAAGGCATGACCATCACCGAAGTGCGCGGCTTCGGCCGCCAAAAGGGTCATACCGAAACCTACCGCGGCGCTGAATACGCCGTCGATTTTCTCCCCAAAGTTAAGCTCGAAGTCGTCGTCGACGAAAAAAACGCCCAAGGCGTCATCGATACCATCGTCGGTGCCGCCCGCACCGGGCAAGTCGGCGACGGAAAAATCTTCGTCAGCGCGCTTACCGACGTTGTTCGCATTCGCACCGGCGAAACCAGCGCCGCCGCCATTTAA
- the recQ gene encoding DNA helicase RecQ, whose product MSTAAVSALPTDPTNASGTVNSAVLATIRRFWGFQQLRPLQAEAIEAALTGRDSLVVLPTGGGKSLCYQVPPAVSGGTDVVISPLISLMKDQVDGLRECGYPAAALHSGIEGEERKNIEQRLIRGEYRLLFVAPERAVTASFLNMAQRLKVRRFAIDEAHCISHWGHDFRPEYRQLAKLREQFPQASFNAFTATATHRVRDDVVRQLNLRDPAVLVGSFDRPNLVYRVLPQVDVYGQTIEIVRRHRNEAVIVYCITRKDAERVAAVLNANGIQAAAYHAGLEPQVRHQVQDAFAAEQLNVVVATVAFGMGIDRSNVRCVLHTAMPKTVEHYQQETGRGGRDGLEAECVLLYSFADAMRWDGLIHKSAAGAENPGQLIDAQLQLLKQMQRLCNSPRCRHRALVEYFGQTYERENCGACDVCLADVEGVEDGTVAAQKILSCVARVEEKFGVGHVVDVLTGANTEMTRNCRHEQLSTYGLLRDVPKKQVQSMVYQLIDQCLLDRTPGERPLLKLNDASWQVLHGQREVKLLRPKQTAPTQAQVDADSWDGVDRGLFEQLRSWRLELAQQRQVPPYLVLDDASLRSLARIRPTRLETLKEVRGIGEKRLADFGAALVELVRQYCTEHKVETDQTAATSISMGDGSGGEAPMAYIKPKLPNAAKSQAFELFRQRWSIDDVKHKINRARSTTCGYLAEFIAEEKPPRIDCWVSHELYRQVTAAAAQLEERRLSPIFERLDGRVPYDMIRLVLAHVESVAR is encoded by the coding sequence ATGTCCACTGCAGCTGTCTCAGCCTTACCCACGGATCCGACGAATGCTTCCGGCACGGTCAATTCCGCGGTGCTGGCCACGATTCGCCGGTTCTGGGGCTTTCAGCAACTGCGGCCATTGCAGGCGGAGGCGATCGAAGCGGCTTTGACTGGGCGAGATTCACTGGTGGTGCTGCCCACCGGCGGCGGCAAATCGTTGTGCTATCAAGTGCCGCCGGCCGTGAGCGGCGGGACCGACGTGGTGATTTCGCCGCTTATTTCGCTCATGAAAGACCAGGTCGACGGTTTGCGCGAATGCGGCTATCCGGCGGCGGCGCTGCACAGCGGCATTGAAGGCGAGGAGCGGAAAAACATCGAGCAGCGATTGATCCGCGGCGAATATCGGCTGTTGTTTGTCGCGCCGGAGCGGGCTGTCACAGCTTCGTTCTTGAACATGGCCCAACGGCTGAAGGTGCGGCGGTTCGCCATTGACGAGGCCCATTGCATCAGCCATTGGGGTCATGATTTTCGGCCGGAATACCGCCAACTGGCGAAGCTGCGCGAGCAATTTCCGCAGGCCAGTTTTAATGCGTTCACTGCCACGGCCACACACAGGGTGCGAGACGACGTGGTCAGGCAATTGAACTTGCGCGATCCGGCGGTGTTGGTCGGTTCGTTCGATCGGCCGAATTTGGTTTACCGTGTGCTGCCGCAGGTCGACGTGTATGGGCAAACCATCGAAATCGTGCGGCGGCATCGCAACGAAGCGGTGATCGTGTACTGCATCACGCGAAAAGATGCTGAGCGCGTGGCGGCCGTGCTCAATGCCAATGGCATACAAGCGGCGGCGTATCATGCCGGCTTGGAACCGCAGGTGCGGCATCAGGTGCAAGATGCTTTTGCCGCGGAGCAATTAAATGTAGTGGTGGCCACGGTGGCGTTCGGCATGGGCATCGATCGCAGCAATGTGCGCTGCGTGTTGCACACGGCCATGCCCAAAACGGTGGAGCATTATCAGCAAGAAACAGGCCGGGGCGGGCGCGATGGTCTGGAAGCCGAATGCGTGCTGCTGTATTCGTTCGCCGATGCCATGCGGTGGGACGGCCTGATTCACAAAAGTGCCGCCGGCGCCGAGAACCCGGGCCAGTTGATCGACGCCCAATTGCAATTGCTCAAGCAAATGCAACGGCTCTGCAATTCGCCGCGCTGCCGCCATCGGGCACTGGTCGAATACTTCGGCCAAACTTACGAACGGGAAAACTGCGGCGCCTGCGATGTATGCCTGGCCGATGTGGAAGGCGTGGAAGATGGCACCGTCGCGGCGCAAAAAATTCTATCGTGCGTTGCCAGGGTGGAAGAGAAATTTGGCGTGGGGCACGTGGTCGATGTATTGACCGGCGCGAACACAGAAATGACCCGCAACTGCCGGCACGAGCAACTCAGTACATATGGCCTGTTGCGCGACGTACCCAAGAAGCAGGTGCAATCGATGGTTTATCAACTGATCGATCAATGTTTACTGGATCGCACGCCGGGGGAACGGCCGCTACTCAAACTCAACGATGCTTCGTGGCAAGTGTTGCATGGCCAGCGCGAAGTGAAATTGCTGCGGCCCAAGCAGACCGCCCCGACGCAAGCCCAGGTCGATGCCGATTCCTGGGATGGCGTAGACCGCGGCCTGTTCGAACAGTTGCGCTCATGGCGGCTGGAGTTAGCCCAGCAGCGCCAAGTGCCGCCTTATTTGGTGCTGGACGATGCCTCGCTGCGCAGCCTGGCGCGAATTCGGCCTACGCGACTGGAAACGCTGAAAGAAGTTCGTGGGATCGGCGAAAAACGGCTGGCCGATTTTGGCGCCGCCTTGGTCGAACTGGTTCGCCAGTATTGCACGGAACATAAAGTCGAGACCGATCAAACTGCTGCAACTTCCATTTCCATGGGGGATGGCAGCGGCGGCGAAGCGCCGATGGCATATATCAAGCCCAAGCTTCCCAATGCGGCGAAATCACAAGCCTTCGAGTTGTTCCGTCAACGTTGGTCGATCGACGATGTGAAACACAAAATCAATCGGGCGCGCAGCACGACCTGCGGCTATCTGGCGGAGTTCATCGCCGAAGAAAAACCGCCGCGGATCGATTGCTGGGTCAGCCACGAACTTTACCGCCAAGTGACCGCTGCTGCGGCTCAACTGGAAGAACGCCGATTGAGTCCCATTTTTGAACGCTTGGATGGCCGTGTGCCGTACGATATGATTCGACTGGTGCTGGCGCACGTGGAGTCGGTCGCGCGGTAG
- a CDS encoding MFS transporter: MAELNLETPDKIDLHPGPWYREMNGHCWFVLAVAAMAWLFDCLDQHLFNQARSPAMEELLTGTGKSPTAYGYFVTGMFLVGWGTGGIFFGAVGDKIGRAKTLVICILLYSVCTGLIYFSHAFWDFAVFQMMTGLGIGGVFAVGVALVAETVPSSARAGALGLLQALSTVGNALAGVIGYVIGKYWRWMFVVGSLPALGVVFVILKLREPEAWLKAKAEGKLAVGLLGSLGKMFSDRRWRKNAIVGLVLGCSGIVGFWGIGVFSNDLVHGVLQDHLKAQGLEGDAVKSQLSTWVSLNTLMMQVGGFTGMMLYARMARVLGRRPTFVVAFILAFLATIWEFQGLTSHYQVFWLTPIMGFCQLGIFALYAIYFPELFPTSLRATGTSFCYNFGRFVTASGALIQGYYALHQASGRSVETLRSIGTWTALVYLVGILALPFAPETKGKPLPE; encoded by the coding sequence ATGGCCGAATTGAATTTGGAAACGCCGGACAAAATCGACCTGCATCCGGGCCCTTGGTATCGCGAGATGAACGGGCACTGCTGGTTTGTGCTTGCCGTGGCGGCCATGGCCTGGCTGTTCGATTGTCTCGATCAGCATTTGTTCAATCAGGCGCGCAGCCCGGCCATGGAAGAATTGCTCACTGGGACCGGCAAAAGTCCCACAGCTTACGGTTATTTTGTGACGGGCATGTTCCTAGTTGGCTGGGGCACCGGTGGCATTTTCTTCGGCGCGGTGGGGGATAAAATCGGCCGCGCGAAAACCCTCGTCATCTGCATTTTGCTCTACTCAGTCTGCACTGGACTCATTTATTTTTCGCACGCCTTTTGGGATTTTGCTGTTTTTCAGATGATGACGGGGTTGGGCATCGGCGGCGTGTTTGCCGTCGGCGTCGCCTTGGTGGCCGAAACGGTCCCTTCGTCCGCCCGTGCCGGCGCGCTCGGTTTGCTGCAAGCCCTTTCTACCGTCGGGAATGCTCTGGCCGGAGTCATTGGCTACGTAATTGGCAAATACTGGCGATGGATGTTTGTCGTGGGCTCGCTGCCAGCGCTAGGGGTTGTGTTTGTGATCTTGAAGCTCCGCGAACCGGAAGCCTGGCTCAAAGCCAAGGCCGAAGGCAAACTTGCCGTCGGCCTGCTGGGCTCGCTGGGAAAAATGTTTTCAGACCGCCGCTGGCGAAAAAACGCCATTGTCGGACTTGTGTTGGGTTGCTCCGGCATCGTCGGCTTCTGGGGGATTGGCGTTTTCAGCAATGACTTGGTTCACGGCGTACTGCAAGATCATCTCAAAGCCCAAGGCTTGGAAGGCGATGCCGTCAAAAGCCAGCTGAGCACCTGGGTCTCTCTGAATACGTTGATGATGCAAGTTGGCGGCTTCACCGGCATGATGCTGTATGCACGTATGGCTCGTGTATTGGGCCGCCGGCCAACTTTTGTTGTTGCCTTTATCCTGGCATTTCTGGCAACGATTTGGGAGTTCCAGGGACTGACGTCGCACTATCAAGTCTTCTGGCTCACGCCGATCATGGGATTTTGCCAGCTTGGCATTTTCGCGCTGTATGCAATTTACTTTCCCGAATTATTTCCCACTAGCCTGCGGGCGACGGGCACTTCGTTCTGCTACAACTTCGGCCGATTCGTTACCGCCAGCGGCGCTCTCATTCAGGGTTATTACGCTCTCCATCAGGCATCGGGCCGATCGGTCGAGACGCTCCGCAGCATTGGCACTTGGACAGCCTTAGTGTATCTGGTCGGCATTCTCGCCCTGCCTTTTGCCCCGGAAACCAAAGGCAAACCGCTGCCGGAATAA
- a CDS encoding VTT domain-containing protein: MAFFQRIVEKVKWLMSLAQPDNLRTLVNLGGPPWVSYAILGAIVFSETGLLVGFFLPGDSLLFAAGFLSSQDVFNIAVLDLVLIPAAICGDACNYFLGRQLEAHVFEKGRLRFVKHSHLMSAKAFYEKHGGRAIVLAKFVPIVRTFTPFVAGIARMTYRRFLMFNVLGASSWILLMTWAGYWLGRFAWIKDHFELVVLGIVILSVLPALIGAWRAWRGEELLHGDERPTAD, from the coding sequence TTGGCATTTTTTCAGCGAATCGTTGAAAAAGTCAAATGGCTGATGAGCCTGGCGCAGCCGGATAATCTGCGCACGCTTGTCAACCTTGGCGGTCCGCCGTGGGTGAGTTATGCCATTCTCGGCGCTATTGTCTTTAGTGAAACCGGCCTATTAGTTGGCTTTTTCCTGCCGGGCGATTCGCTCTTGTTTGCCGCCGGGTTTTTGTCCAGCCAAGATGTGTTCAACATCGCGGTGCTCGATCTGGTTTTAATTCCGGCCGCCATTTGCGGCGACGCTTGCAATTATTTTCTCGGGCGGCAACTGGAAGCACACGTGTTCGAAAAAGGCCGCTTGCGGTTCGTCAAGCATTCGCACCTGATGTCGGCCAAGGCGTTTTACGAAAAGCACGGTGGCCGTGCGATTGTGTTGGCCAAGTTTGTGCCCATCGTCCGCACCTTCACTCCGTTTGTGGCCGGAATTGCCCGCATGACGTACCGCCGTTTCCTCATGTTCAACGTGCTTGGCGCCAGCAGTTGGATTCTGCTGATGACCTGGGCCGGCTACTGGCTGGGCCGCTTCGCCTGGATTAAAGACCATTTCGAACTGGTCGTGCTGGGCATCGTGATCTTAAGCGTCCTGCCGGCACTCATCGGCGCATGGCGTGCTTGGCGCGGCGAAGAACTGCTTCACGGCGATGAACGGCCGACGGCCGATTGA
- a CDS encoding DUF502 domain-containing protein, which yields MAPETSGLSSQLSSGLRPFRTAVLRGLGVVAAPLLTLVILLWIVRTVDYYILEPVLNATRDLVVREWADIRTQLSDAQATSDPSVVVSDGKEYKRLESDQFIPLSVYSTVMKRSPGEAPPESGQEAYRRWLDVTYLRPWIVGPVFLVVFVLLMYVLGILFAAGLGRAFWGWFEQGIGRLPLVRAVYSSAKQVTNYVFSDRELDFTRVVAVEYPCRNVWSLAFVTNEGMNDVQTVAGMPMVTILLPTSPVPVSGYTMLVPKSDVLDVEMTVEQAVEYIVSCGVVLPPEQLEERIEGKGEK from the coding sequence ATGGCTCCAGAAACATCGGGCCTGTCGTCGCAATTATCGTCTGGCTTGCGGCCGTTTCGCACGGCGGTATTGCGTGGCCTGGGCGTGGTGGCAGCGCCGCTGTTGACTCTGGTGATTTTGCTGTGGATTGTGCGAACGGTGGATTATTACATTCTGGAGCCGGTGCTGAATGCCACTCGAGATTTGGTGGTCCGTGAATGGGCCGACATTCGCACGCAACTTTCCGATGCACAAGCCACGTCCGACCCTAGCGTGGTCGTTTCAGATGGCAAGGAATACAAGCGGCTGGAAAGCGATCAATTTATACCGCTTTCGGTTTATTCCACGGTCATGAAGCGCAGCCCAGGGGAGGCGCCGCCGGAAAGCGGGCAAGAGGCATATCGGCGATGGCTGGACGTGACCTACCTGCGGCCGTGGATTGTGGGACCGGTGTTTTTGGTCGTGTTCGTGCTGCTGATGTACGTGCTGGGGATTTTGTTTGCAGCCGGTTTGGGCCGGGCGTTTTGGGGTTGGTTTGAGCAGGGGATTGGCCGATTGCCGCTGGTGCGGGCTGTGTACAGTTCCGCCAAACAGGTCACAAATTACGTGTTCAGCGATCGGGAGTTGGATTTTACCCGCGTGGTGGCGGTGGAATATCCGTGCCGCAACGTGTGGTCGCTAGCGTTTGTCACCAACGAAGGAATGAACGACGTGCAAACGGTGGCCGGCATGCCGATGGTAACTATTTTGTTGCCGACCAGTCCCGTGCCGGTGAGCGGTTACACGATGCTGGTGCCTAAAAGCGACGTACTGGACGTGGAGATGACCGTGGAGCAAGCGGTGGAATACATCGTCAGTTGCGGGGTGGTGCTGCCGCCAGAGCAGCTAGAAGAGCGGATCGAGGGGAAGGGCGAGAAGTAA
- a CDS encoding DUF3656 domain-containing protein: MSNSHSADHPELLAPAGDWECLRAAVANGANAVYFGLSNFNARHRAENFTLEELPKVMAYLHRHNVCGYVAFNTLIFSSELPEAVRFIAAIVAAGADAVIVQDLGLAHLIRQVAPGLPIHGSTQMTLTEPRGIEFVRRLGVERVIVARELSIDDIGRIAQQTPMSLEVFVHGALCVAYSGQCLTSEALGGRSANRGLCAQACRLPYELFVDGQPRDTVDRNYLLSPQDLAAYDLIDPLVKLGVRSFKIEGRLKSAQYVAITSQTYRSAIDAALAQQPFALDVQEQRDLQQSFSRGFSHGFLGGVNHQVLVQGRFPKNRGVRLGMVVDKTTRGVMVELEVAHAGQPSDIVQPGDGIVFDEGHPEQDEQGGRVVAVRRVASNASFSRVACNALGGEHRIELILHHGSVNLSAIAIGSLVWKTDDPQLRQRMEQSFARDVVVHRKPVQFVLAGTLGGALNLEVCDSTGNRGGATWPGPLQIAQKHPVTLELLQKQLGRLGETPFELAGVQCDLPPNAMVPKSVLNELRRQSIAALEQMRDSKRQRTINQQALDELRSEARNYRASSPDSKSSLYVLVRNLEQLEAVLAWRPELPLSTPAMVYCDFEDLRRYHEAVAKARAAGMPIGLASLRIIKPGEEGLLCIIAKAQPDAVLVRNLAALMLFCEKATLAKSETLHIPHPSPLTTHSSTPQLIGDFSLNVANELTVHLLTHEGLRRLVPSYDLNWEQLAAMLRRIDPGLFEVVVHQHMPMFHMEHCVFAAMLSNGKDARDCGRPCDRHKVELRDRTGAAFPLLADTGCRNTVFNSVAQSAAEYIPEMLALGVRHFRVELLRESATQVAPLLEHYTRVIAGLEPPRQAWRSLQVLNQLGVTRGTLQLA, from the coding sequence GTGTCCAATTCTCATTCCGCCGATCACCCTGAACTGCTTGCTCCCGCCGGAGATTGGGAGTGTTTGCGCGCCGCCGTCGCCAACGGGGCCAATGCCGTCTATTTCGGCCTGTCGAATTTCAACGCACGGCATCGCGCCGAAAATTTCACACTCGAAGAACTGCCCAAAGTCATGGCATATCTCCACCGCCACAACGTGTGCGGATACGTCGCCTTCAACACCCTGATTTTTTCCAGCGAACTGCCTGAAGCCGTGCGGTTCATTGCAGCCATCGTGGCGGCCGGTGCCGACGCCGTCATCGTCCAAGACCTCGGCTTGGCACATTTAATACGCCAGGTCGCCCCGGGCTTGCCTATCCACGGCTCCACGCAAATGACGCTGACAGAGCCGCGCGGCATCGAATTCGTCCGTCGCTTGGGCGTCGAGCGAGTGATTGTAGCCCGCGAGCTCTCGATCGACGATATCGGCCGCATCGCTCAGCAAACCCCTATGTCTCTGGAGGTCTTCGTTCACGGCGCCCTGTGCGTGGCCTACAGCGGGCAATGCCTGACCAGCGAAGCTCTCGGCGGCCGCAGCGCCAACCGTGGCCTATGCGCCCAGGCCTGCCGCTTGCCCTACGAGCTGTTTGTCGACGGCCAACCGCGCGATACTGTCGATCGGAATTACTTGCTTAGCCCGCAAGATTTGGCCGCCTACGATCTGATCGATCCGCTGGTCAAACTCGGCGTGCGCAGCTTCAAAATCGAAGGCCGCCTGAAAAGCGCCCAGTACGTCGCCATCACTTCGCAAACGTATCGATCCGCCATTGACGCCGCTCTGGCACAACAACCCTTCGCCCTAGACGTCCAGGAGCAGCGCGACCTGCAGCAAAGTTTCTCCCGCGGCTTCAGCCACGGTTTCCTGGGCGGCGTAAATCATCAAGTGTTAGTCCAAGGCCGCTTTCCCAAAAATCGGGGCGTGCGCTTGGGTATGGTGGTCGATAAAACGACCCGGGGCGTGATGGTGGAGTTGGAGGTTGCGCATGCCGGTCAACCGAGCGACATCGTTCAACCCGGCGACGGAATCGTGTTCGACGAAGGCCATCCCGAGCAGGACGAACAAGGGGGCCGCGTGGTGGCGGTGCGAAGGGTTGCGTCCAACGCTTCATTTAGCCGCGTTGCTTGCAACGCATTGGGTGGTGAACATCGCATCGAACTCATTCTGCACCACGGCAGCGTGAACCTGTCGGCCATCGCCATCGGCAGCCTGGTATGGAAAACCGACGATCCGCAACTGCGGCAGCGGATGGAGCAATCGTTTGCCCGCGACGTGGTGGTTCATCGCAAGCCGGTACAGTTCGTTTTGGCCGGCACACTGGGGGGCGCTTTGAACTTGGAAGTGTGCGATTCGACCGGCAACCGCGGCGGCGCAACCTGGCCCGGGCCATTGCAAATCGCTCAAAAACATCCGGTCACGCTGGAACTGCTGCAAAAACAACTTGGCCGGCTGGGCGAAACGCCGTTCGAATTGGCCGGCGTGCAATGCGACCTGCCGCCAAATGCGATGGTTCCCAAAAGCGTGCTGAACGAATTGCGGCGCCAGTCCATCGCCGCTCTTGAGCAAATGCGAGATTCAAAACGCCAGCGGACGATCAATCAGCAAGCGCTGGACGAGTTGCGAAGCGAGGCTCGGAACTACCGTGCTTCATCGCCCGACAGTAAATCGTCGCTGTACGTGCTGGTCCGCAATCTGGAGCAGCTTGAAGCCGTGCTGGCCTGGCGGCCGGAGTTGCCTCTTTCGACGCCGGCCATGGTGTACTGCGATTTTGAAGACCTGCGCCGCTATCACGAAGCCGTTGCCAAAGCCCGCGCGGCGGGGATGCCCATCGGACTGGCCTCGCTGCGGATCATCAAGCCCGGCGAAGAAGGCTTGCTGTGCATCATCGCCAAAGCCCAGCCCGATGCCGTCTTAGTGCGAAACCTCGCCGCGTTGATGCTGTTCTGCGAAAAGGCAACCTTGGCAAAATCAGAAACACTCCATATCCCTCACCCCTCACCCCTCACCACTCACTCCTCCACGCCGCAACTCATCGGCGATTTTTCGCTCAACGTCGCCAACGAATTAACCGTCCATTTGCTAACGCATGAAGGACTCAGGCGCCTGGTGCCCAGTTACGATTTGAATTGGGAACAACTTGCCGCCATGCTCCGCCGGATTGATCCAGGGTTGTTTGAAGTCGTCGTCCACCAGCACATGCCGATGTTCCACATGGAGCATTGCGTGTTTGCTGCCATGCTGTCCAACGGCAAAGACGCCCGTGATTGTGGCCGACCCTGCGACCGGCATAAAGTGGAATTGCGCGATCGGACCGGCGCGGCCTTTCCCTTATTAGCCGACACCGGCTGCCGCAACACGGTATTCAATTCCGTGGCTCAATCGGCTGCCGAGTATATCCCAGAAATGCTGGCCTTAGGCGTGCGTCACTTTCGCGTCGAGTTGCTGCGCGAATCAGCCACCCAAGTTGCACCACTCTTGGAACATTACACCCGCGTAATTGCCGGCTTGGAACCGCCTCGGCAAGCCTGGCGCAGCTTGCAAGTATTGAATCAACTGGGAGTTACGCGAGGGACGCTTCAATTGGCGTGA
- a CDS encoding transglutaminase family protein — MRSLTPGRITLRSFAPTAMVILLWFAPALPAAAQFDQGSSSNSPPGANAPKTDQSETSKIQFGVKVKAIGGACRGIVATIPVPLDWPEQKVSVDSEDISPGVHEMNYRTLQGGAKQMIVTIPVLNAGEEAHALVTFEVTRSSVLPPDDTSVYKECPKDKLPKDVLQYLMPSPYIESTHPKIVALAKDTTEGKTDWEKVEALYDITREKIKYKNGPLKGALKGLLDGTGDCEELTSLFVALCRASNIPARTVWVPGHCYPEFYLVDGAGQGYWFPCQAAGARAFGGIPEHRPILQKGDNFHDPDRPEKKLRYVSEFLKGSSVTPHSGTGANAPVGRPQVQFLGGEST, encoded by the coding sequence GTGCGAAGTCTTACACCTGGGCGCATCACACTTCGATCGTTCGCCCCCACGGCAATGGTGATTCTGCTGTGGTTCGCTCCTGCCCTTCCTGCAGCCGCGCAATTCGACCAGGGATCCAGCAGCAACTCGCCCCCAGGCGCCAACGCCCCTAAGACCGATCAATCAGAAACTTCTAAAATTCAATTCGGCGTAAAGGTCAAGGCCATTGGCGGGGCCTGCCGCGGCATTGTCGCAACCATTCCGGTTCCGCTGGATTGGCCCGAGCAAAAGGTGTCGGTCGACAGCGAAGACATTTCCCCAGGCGTCCACGAAATGAATTACCGCACGCTCCAGGGAGGCGCCAAACAAATGATCGTTACCATCCCGGTTTTGAATGCCGGGGAGGAAGCCCATGCCCTGGTAACATTTGAAGTGACCCGGTCTTCCGTGTTGCCTCCCGATGATACGTCGGTTTATAAGGAGTGCCCCAAGGACAAGCTGCCCAAAGACGTGCTGCAGTATTTGATGCCTAGCCCCTACATCGAAAGCACGCATCCCAAAATTGTCGCTCTGGCCAAAGATACGACGGAGGGAAAAACAGATTGGGAAAAGGTCGAAGCCCTGTATGACATCACCCGCGAAAAAATCAAATACAAAAATGGACCGCTCAAAGGCGCTCTCAAGGGCTTGCTCGATGGCACCGGTGATTGTGAGGAACTAACGTCGCTGTTTGTCGCGCTCTGCCGGGCCAGCAATATCCCGGCCCGCACCGTGTGGGTGCCCGGGCATTGCTATCCGGAATTTTACTTGGTGGATGGGGCCGGCCAAGGCTACTGGTTTCCCTGCCAGGCCGCCGGAGCGCGAGCGTTTGGCGGAATTCCGGAACATCGGCCGATTTTGCAAAAAGGAGATAACTTCCACGACCCAGACCGCCCGGAAAAAAAGCTTCGCTATGTGAGTGAATTTCTTAAAGGCTCCTCCGTTACTCCACATTCCGGCACTGGCGCAAACGCGCCCGTCGGCAGGCCCCAAGTCCAATTTCTAGGAGGCGAATCGACTTGA